TCAAAACGCCGGTGTTTCCGTTCGCCAAATTCCCTGGCGTGGATAATCACCTCGGCCCAGAAATGCGTTCTACTGGCGAGGTAATGGGCATTGCGCCTAATTTTGGGTTGGCATTTGCGAAATCACTCCTCAGCGCTGGCATTCGATTGCCATTGGAAGGGAACATCTTCATTTCCGTCAATGACTTCGATAAACCCAAAGCCACCCGCATCGCTCAGCAGCTTAAAGAGCTCGGGTTCAAAATTCTCGCCACCCGGGGTACCGCCGCAGCGTTCCGTGCCGCCGGGATCGAGGCCGAAACCATTTACAAAATCAACGAGGATCGGCCCAATGTAGTGGATCATATCATCAACGGCCGCATCCAGATGATCATCAATACCCCATTGGGCAAAACCTCCCGCGCGGATGAATATGCCATGGATCGCGCCGCCATTCAATACAACATCCCTTGCCTTACCACCCTCTCTGCCTCCTTCGCCGCGGTCCAAGCTATCCGAGAGCTGCGTAAGAACGGTCAAGCCATCCATGTCATGAGCTTGCAAGAATACTATGCTGACATGAAGAAATGCCTATCTTGACCGTTCTTTTACTGCAAGATCGAAAGATTCTGGGGATAAGCTTTCAGTATCCTTCGCAGCTCACAAATCGATATCATGATCTTAGAAATTTGTGAAACTGGTGAATCTGCCGATCCACTCGATTTATATTCAGAAAGATGAACTCGCAAGCAATAATGGCTGTTGTATTCGAGATGAATTCATTTGATTTTTAATTTTAATTGCTATCAAGTAATTTTCCAAAAAACTTGTTGACAATTGGATTATTTTGGTGTATATTGAGAACAAGTTTCTCACTCGTGATTTGATCCAATGAATTCAAAATTTTTTATCGGTATTAATGATGTGACCAAAGACAACCTCGAGAACATCAAATGTCTCTTTACCAATTGCCAACGCTTGATTATTTGCGCTTGCGCTTTCACCTCACTGCGCTGCAACGTTGCGAGTTACCGTCCTGGAAAGGGTCATTGTTGCGCGGGGCTTTTGGATATGCCCTCAAAAAGACCGTGTGCACCATGAAGATCGGCCAACCTTGCGATTCCTGTCTCTTGCGATCCAAATGCGCTTACACGCGCATCTTCGAGACCTTTATCACCGAACAGCCACCGCCGCTATTGCGGGGACTGGATACTTCGCCCCGACCCTATATCTTCGAGCCGCACGACCGCAACCAGAAGTATCAGCCGAACGATTTGTTGTGGTTCGATCTGGTCCTCGTTGGCAGTGTCATCGATTTTTTGCCCTATGTGATCTATGCGATCCTGCAACTGGCGCACAGCGGATTGGGTGTCCAGCGTCATCGGTTTGAGCTGGCGACGGTCTATTGTTTTCAGCCATCGGACCAGCCGCCAAACCAGTCCGCGGATAATGCAGAGCCTCATCCACCGAACTGGCGGTTGCTCTACGACAGCGCCGGCCAATGCATCCTGTTCACCCCAGCACCAGTAACGCTCCAGCCCAATGGAACTGCAACTGCCGCCCCCGATTCCCTGACGCTCAAGTTTCTCACCCAGACCCGTCTGAAATTTGGCAATGATCTGGCCATCGATTTCAACTTTCGCATGTTAGCGTTCAAGATGCTGCGCCGCATTTTGGAGTTGGTCTATTTTTACGCCGACCGTGAGCCGATCAACTGGGAGTTTCGCTCCCTGCTGCAGGCCGCCGACAGGGTAACCATCACCCAGCGCCATCTGCACTGGGTGGATTACGACCGCTACAGCAATCGCCAGCAGACCAAGATGAAGTTAGGCGGCTTTGTGGGCGAGCTAACGCTGGAGGGGGATCTGTCGCCGTTTCTGGATCTGTTGCATTACAGCGAGGTGTTGCACGTGGGCAAGGGGACGACGTTTGGGTTGGGGAGGATGGAAGTTGAAAAAAATAAATTTGAATCATAAATTATTATCAAGAAGTTGGAGGTAAAATGATAAAATCAGAATCGATTGCTCTGGCAGCGCTGCTGCACGATATAGGAAAATTTGCTCAGCTCGGAGGTACAATTCCCTCTGAGGATGAAAAAAGGTTAATGGCTGAATTCAATCTGCAAAATGGCTCAAGCCATTCCCACACTATCCACAGTTCCACTTTTATTGAGCACCATTTTAAGAATGGAAAAGAGGATGTTAGTCAATTGGTGCTTTATCACCATTTTCCAGAAAAAGCTCCTGAAGCAATTCGAATTGATGCCATGCGGCTGGCGCTAGCAGATTGGTTGTCTAATGGAAATTATAGAGGAAATGAGCAAATTATATCCGATGAAGCCTATACTCGTCCGCTGACTTCGATTTTTTCAAAGATTTATAAAGAGAAAAATAATTCGCCAAATCGATATGTCAAGCCAAGCGTATTAGGGCTGAACTTGACTGATCTTTTTCCAAAACCAATTTCAGAAATAAATTCAAATAGCATTAAAGAAGAACTTAGAAATTTATGGAAACGATTTAATTCAGAATTTCAAACAATTGATTTGAGCAAGGACTTTGAAAAATATTTTTTGACGATTTTAAATTTACTAGAAAAATTTACTATAACCATTCCCGCTGTATCTGAAGAGCCAGAGCAAGATATTACATTATATCATCATCTAAAAACAACAACGGCAATCGCTACTTGTCTGGTAAACTTGACCGATGATGAAATCAAACAAGCTTATGCTGCTATTAAAGAGAACAAATTAAGCAATAAGATGCTGGCCGAACCCTCGTTTTATCTTGTCGGGGGCGATATTTCAGGGATTCAGCAATTTATCTACTCGGTCACTTCAGAACATGCTTTAAAAGGGTTGAGAGGACGGTCATTTTATCTGCAATTAATTTCAGAAGCAGTCGCAAAGTCAATACTGGATAAATTTGAATTGACTGCTGCCAACGTGCTATATAT
This genomic stretch from candidate division KSB1 bacterium harbors:
- the cas10 gene encoding type III-A CRISPR-associated protein Cas10/Csm1, whose product is MIKSESIALAALLHDIGKFAQLGGTIPSEDEKRLMAEFNLQNGSSHSHTIHSSTFIEHHFKNGKEDVSQLVLYHHFPEKAPEAIRIDAMRLALADWLSNGNYRGNEQIISDEAYTRPLTSIFSKIYKEKNNSPNRYVKPSVLGLNLTDLFPKPISEINSNSIKEELRNLWKRFNSEFQTIDLSKDFEKYFLTILNLLEKFTITIPAVSEEPEQDITLYHHLKTTTAIATCLVNLTDDEIKQAYAAIKENKLSNKMLAEPSFYLVGGDISGIQQFIYSVTSEHALKGLRGRSFYLQLISEAVAKSILDKFELTAANVLYIGGGHFFLLLPKKETMVDELNEIIGIVDHNLLEAHHGKLALVIGKKELSFMDFLGSGFGKVFHLLKKELSIAKRRKFASLLKNKTDFQRIMKSDVGGEQEVCEICSDELTDKEQKIAKQKGTHQCRFCESYINLANDLAYKKILIEEKMPKNFKKFQGEFGSYYEVLEHLGFHFEFSDKKKEQGSNLKINSTQFLGNSESYDGFRFFPKYAPFIYDPIERRNRVKNLEDFSKRAKGLTT
- the cas6 gene encoding CRISPR system precrRNA processing endoribonuclease RAMP protein Cas6, which codes for MSLYQLPTLDYLRLRFHLTALQRCELPSWKGSLLRGAFGYALKKTVCTMKIGQPCDSCLLRSKCAYTRIFETFITEQPPPLLRGLDTSPRPYIFEPHDRNQKYQPNDLLWFDLVLVGSVIDFLPYVIYAILQLAHSGLGVQRHRFELATVYCFQPSDQPPNQSADNAEPHPPNWRLLYDSAGQCILFTPAPVTLQPNGTATAAPDSLTLKFLTQTRLKFGNDLAIDFNFRMLAFKMLRRILELVYFYADREPINWEFRSLLQAADRVTITQRHLHWVDYDRYSNRQQTKMKLGGFVGELTLEGDLSPFLDLLHYSEVLHVGKGTTFGLGRMEVEKNKFES